The following proteins come from a genomic window of Legionella cherrii:
- a CDS encoding UbiX family flavin prenyltransferase, whose amino-acid sequence MSTERLIIGITGASGMIYGIRLLELLKLTSIETHLIVSKSAQLTRKYETNLSLTDLKALADVYHSWNDVGASIASGSFQTLGMIIAPCSMKTLAAIAHGTSDNLIGRAADVTLKERRKLAIMPRESPLHLGHLQNMVSLTQQGAIICPAMPAFYTKPETIDDIVNYSVGRILDLFNIDVGIVERWQG is encoded by the coding sequence ATGAGCACAGAGCGACTAATTATTGGAATTACTGGTGCATCAGGCATGATTTATGGAATACGCCTTTTAGAACTCCTCAAACTGACGTCAATTGAAACGCATTTGATAGTCAGTAAATCAGCCCAACTGACGCGTAAATATGAAACTAATTTATCGCTCACTGATTTGAAGGCATTAGCTGATGTCTATCATTCTTGGAATGATGTGGGGGCGAGTATTGCCAGCGGTTCTTTTCAAACATTGGGCATGATCATTGCCCCGTGTTCCATGAAGACCTTGGCAGCAATTGCGCATGGAACTAGTGATAATCTGATCGGTCGAGCAGCAGATGTGACTTTAAAAGAGCGTAGAAAACTAGCGATTATGCCGCGTGAATCTCCTTTGCATTTAGGACATTTGCAAAACATGGTATCACTGACCCAACAAGGTGCTATCATTTGTCCCGCTATGCCTGCATTTTATACTAAGCCAGAAACTATTGACGACATAGTTAATTACAGCGTGGGTAGAATACTTGATCTTTTTAACATCGATGTGGGAATAGTGGAGCGTTGGCAGGGTTAG
- a CDS encoding NADPH-dependent FMN reductase, which produces MSKKIAVIVGSLRKESYNRKMAKVLISLAPKSLSLHIVEIGDLPLYNQDLDDENRPPAAWVQFREQMKTYQGVLFVTPEYNRSVPGVLKNAIDVGSRPYGKSIWSKLPGAVISVSPGAIGGFGANNHLRQSFVFLDIPTLQQPESYIGGAGDLFDAQGNIAKEDTRKFLQKFIDAYADWVELNTKS; this is translated from the coding sequence ATGAGTAAAAAAATAGCGGTCATCGTTGGCAGCTTACGCAAAGAATCCTACAATAGAAAAATGGCAAAAGTGCTTATTTCTCTTGCACCCAAATCTCTAAGTTTACACATTGTTGAAATTGGTGATTTGCCATTATATAACCAGGACCTGGATGACGAAAATCGACCTCCCGCTGCCTGGGTTCAATTTCGTGAACAAATGAAAACCTATCAAGGCGTGTTATTTGTCACTCCAGAATACAATCGTTCAGTTCCAGGTGTACTTAAAAATGCAATCGACGTAGGCTCTCGACCTTATGGAAAGAGTATTTGGAGCAAGCTGCCAGGTGCCGTAATCAGTGTATCACCTGGGGCGATTGGAGGTTTTGGAGCGAACAACCACTTAAGACAATCATTTGTCTTCTTAGATATACCAACCCTTCAACAACCCGAGAGTTATATCGGAGGGGCAGGAGATTTATTTGACGCACAAGGGAACATTGCCAAAGAAGACACCCGAAAGTTCCTACAAAAATTTATTGACGCTTATGCGGATTGGGTTGAGCTCAATACTAAGAGCTAA
- a CDS encoding cold-shock protein, protein MSEKIRGTVKWFNESKGFGFLESGGKDYFVHFSAILGSGFKTLAEGATVMFKPSNGQKGPQAEEVEVV, encoded by the coding sequence ATGTCAGAAAAAATTCGCGGTACAGTAAAGTGGTTTAATGAGTCCAAAGGTTTCGGTTTTTTAGAAAGTGGCGGTAAAGATTATTTTGTGCATTTCAGTGCAATTTTAGGCAGCGGGTTTAAAACTCTTGCTGAAGGTGCAACAGTAATGTTCAAGCCAAGCAACGGACAAAAAGGTCCTCAAGCTGAAGAAGTTGAAGTAGTCTAA
- a CDS encoding DHA2 family efflux MFS transporter permease subunit, producing the protein MRKNIILFIVSFAMFMEAVDTTIINTAIPVMAESLNVNPVDLKLALISYLLSLAIFIPISGWIADKFGIKIVFMTAISVFTLSSIWCGFTNNLWELITARIVQGLGGSLTMPIGRLIILRTCERHELIAKMSIVVMVASLGMMLGPLLGGIITYRFSWRWIFWVNIPVGIIAVGLSSKLLPYMPPRPVPPLDKLGFILFGSGLATLTFGLSMVSESTARVTETITVLFIAFLLLGGYTKHSYKRKHPIVKVELFHIRTFFISVAGNLLARLSFGGVPFLLPLLLQIALGYTPRLSGLLLAPIAVGVFLVKPLSFHILRWLGYKNLLIINTVLVSMSLWSFFSINQSTSVYVIAFLTFVYGFLIALQYTGMNSLAYANITENNMSAATSIMSTTQQLAQSFGVAISAILLSFFTYKYSVNHVLSTHIFHETFLTLGILTFFSGIIFTFLTKEDGLELIETPEKRSL; encoded by the coding sequence ATGAGAAAAAATATCATCCTATTCATTGTTTCTTTTGCCATGTTTATGGAAGCAGTGGATACGACCATCATTAATACCGCAATTCCCGTGATGGCAGAGAGTTTAAATGTCAATCCTGTGGATCTAAAATTAGCGCTGATTAGCTATCTGTTGAGTTTGGCCATTTTTATTCCCATTAGTGGCTGGATCGCTGACAAATTTGGTATAAAAATCGTTTTTATGACGGCTATCTCTGTATTTACTTTGAGCTCCATTTGGTGCGGATTTACCAATAATTTATGGGAATTAATTACCGCACGTATCGTTCAAGGTTTAGGTGGCTCATTAACTATGCCCATTGGCCGTCTCATTATTTTACGAACCTGTGAGCGACATGAGTTAATCGCCAAAATGAGTATCGTCGTCATGGTTGCCTCCTTAGGCATGATGCTTGGGCCATTATTGGGAGGAATTATTACCTATCGCTTTTCCTGGCGGTGGATTTTTTGGGTCAATATCCCTGTTGGAATAATTGCTGTAGGTTTATCAAGCAAATTATTACCTTACATGCCCCCTCGCCCGGTTCCTCCACTGGATAAATTGGGCTTTATTCTTTTTGGCAGTGGCCTGGCTACCTTAACCTTCGGTTTATCGATGGTTAGCGAATCGACTGCAAGGGTAACCGAGACCATTACAGTACTCTTTATTGCATTCCTTTTATTGGGGGGATATACCAAACACTCCTATAAAAGAAAGCATCCTATTGTTAAAGTAGAACTGTTCCATATCCGTACATTTTTTATTTCAGTTGCAGGAAATTTATTAGCTCGCCTCAGTTTTGGAGGTGTTCCTTTTTTATTGCCCCTACTCTTGCAAATTGCTTTAGGTTATACACCTCGTCTATCCGGTCTATTGCTTGCTCCAATTGCTGTGGGTGTTTTTTTGGTTAAACCTTTATCATTCCATATACTTCGCTGGCTTGGCTATAAAAATTTACTCATTATCAATACAGTCTTAGTGAGTATGTCTCTTTGGTCCTTTTTTTCCATTAACCAATCTACTTCAGTGTATGTTATTGCCTTTTTGACTTTTGTGTATGGATTTTTAATCGCGCTACAGTATACGGGGATGAACTCACTCGCATATGCCAACATCACAGAAAACAATATGAGTGCGGCGACCAGCATTATGAGTACCACCCAACAATTGGCTCAAAGTTTTGGTGTGGCAATTTCAGCAATCTTGCTTAGTTTTTTTACTTACAAATATTCCGTAAATCATGTTTTATCCACTCATATATTTCATGAGACGTTTCTCACGCTTGGCATTCTGACTTTTTTTTCAGGGATCATTTTTACTTTTTTAACAAAAGAAGATGGGCTTGAATTGATTGAAACTCCAGAAAAGAGAAGTTTATAA
- a CDS encoding UvrD-helicase domain-containing protein, with protein sequence MLNSQQMAAVRYIDGPLLVLAGAGSGKTRVITQKIGYLINTCGYAANTVCAVTFTNKAANEMRARVAAVLPAANRRGLKVATFHTLGLSMIKHDLALCDLKKGFSIFDSEDCLQILRGFLPTNKATEREFILQIQQRISRWKNDFLTPEQVVKNPADAPYYEEAALLYPRYQQALKAYNAVDFDDLIRLPVSLLTEHPSVAEYWQNKIRHLLVDEYQDSNTSQYLLVKKLTGIQARFTVVGDDDQSIYAWRGAKPENLQQLQQDYPQLKIIKLEQNYRSTNIILHTANHLIANNQHLFEKKLWSEFGHGELLRVIRCKDENDEAEQVVADLISHKLRARTEYGDYAILYRGNHQSRVFEKVLRHYGIPYNISGGQSWFAKAEVKDVFAYLKLLCNEADDAAFLRVINTPKRGIGESSLDALGHYAQNRGISLYNAADHLALSEYVAEKPRAALLVFKSWIEEIKKRLMNGSIIELLKQMVEDSGYEAYIYEQCDTPAKAQKKMDNVWELLEWVGRLLTKNPEQSLAEVINKLILIDILEQADEQDNQTLQLMTLHASKGLEFPYVYLVGMEEELLPHRVSIDEDQIEEERRLAYVGITRAQKGLCFTLAKQRRRAGELQDCLPSRFLDELPPEHLEWFGKNVERSEEQSKNLAKSHLAGLKSLLSES encoded by the coding sequence ATGTTGAATAGCCAACAAATGGCAGCGGTACGTTATATTGATGGACCTTTATTAGTTCTTGCTGGAGCTGGAAGCGGTAAAACACGAGTCATAACGCAAAAAATAGGCTATTTAATTAATACTTGCGGCTACGCCGCCAACACAGTATGTGCCGTAACTTTTACGAACAAAGCAGCCAATGAAATGCGTGCTCGCGTTGCAGCCGTTCTGCCAGCAGCAAATCGCCGAGGTTTAAAGGTAGCAACCTTCCATACTTTAGGCTTAAGCATGATTAAACATGATCTTGCTTTATGTGATCTGAAAAAAGGCTTTTCTATTTTTGACAGTGAAGACTGTTTACAAATCCTAAGAGGTTTTTTACCTACAAATAAAGCAACGGAACGCGAATTTATTCTTCAAATTCAACAGCGAATTTCGCGCTGGAAAAATGATTTTCTCACGCCAGAGCAAGTCGTTAAAAACCCTGCTGATGCACCTTATTATGAGGAAGCCGCCCTCCTGTACCCGCGTTATCAGCAGGCACTAAAAGCCTATAATGCAGTTGATTTTGACGACTTAATTCGTCTTCCCGTTAGTCTCTTGACCGAACATCCATCGGTAGCAGAATATTGGCAAAACAAAATACGCCACTTATTGGTCGATGAATACCAAGACTCCAATACCAGCCAATATCTTTTAGTAAAAAAATTAACTGGAATCCAAGCCCGTTTCACTGTAGTAGGTGATGATGACCAGTCAATTTATGCATGGCGGGGTGCTAAACCTGAAAATTTGCAACAATTACAGCAGGATTACCCTCAATTAAAGATAATTAAGTTAGAGCAAAACTACCGTTCAACGAACATTATTTTACATACCGCCAATCACCTCATTGCCAACAATCAACATCTATTTGAAAAAAAATTATGGAGCGAGTTTGGCCACGGCGAACTTTTACGTGTTATTCGTTGTAAGGATGAGAATGATGAAGCAGAGCAGGTCGTTGCTGATTTAATTAGTCATAAACTACGCGCCCGAACAGAATATGGTGATTACGCCATTTTATACCGCGGTAATCATCAATCACGCGTGTTTGAAAAAGTACTTCGCCATTATGGTATTCCTTATAACATCAGTGGTGGTCAATCGTGGTTTGCCAAAGCAGAAGTCAAAGATGTGTTTGCCTACCTGAAATTGTTGTGCAATGAGGCAGATGATGCCGCTTTTTTAAGAGTAATTAACACGCCCAAGCGTGGCATAGGCGAGTCCAGTCTTGATGCCTTAGGACATTATGCCCAAAACCGCGGGATTAGCCTTTATAATGCAGCAGATCATCTTGCCCTCAGTGAGTATGTTGCAGAAAAACCTCGAGCTGCACTGCTTGTTTTTAAATCTTGGATAGAAGAAATCAAAAAACGATTAATGAATGGATCGATTATTGAGCTTTTAAAACAAATGGTCGAAGACAGTGGGTATGAGGCCTATATTTACGAACAATGTGACACTCCAGCAAAGGCTCAGAAAAAGATGGACAATGTCTGGGAATTATTGGAGTGGGTAGGACGTTTGTTAACTAAAAATCCAGAGCAAAGTTTAGCTGAAGTCATCAACAAATTAATTTTGATCGACATCTTGGAACAAGCAGATGAACAAGACAATCAGACCTTACAACTGATGACCTTACACGCATCAAAAGGGTTAGAATTTCCTTATGTTTATCTGGTGGGTATGGAAGAAGAGTTATTACCCCATCGAGTCAGCATTGATGAAGATCAAATTGAAGAAGAACGACGTTTGGCTTATGTTGGGATCACACGGGCACAAAAAGGATTATGCTTTACCTTAGCCAAACAAAGACGTCGGGCCGGAGAATTGCAAGACTGTTTGCCCAGTCGATTCTTGGATGAACTACCCCCTGAGCATTTGGAGTGGTTTGGTAAAAATGTCGAACGCTCCGAGGAACAATCAAAAAATTTGGCGAAATCGCATTTAGCCGGACTGAAGAGTTTATTGAGTGAATCGTAG
- the hslO gene encoding Hsp33 family molecular chaperone HslO, whose product MKESDTLQRFIFEHANIRGEIVHIENTFQTIMSQRNYPPMVKNLLGEAIVSCLLLASSIKFQGSLNLQFQGDKRLPLLLVQCDHEFNVRAFAQFAENLETKEYATAFLEGQMVITINQNNQTNSYQSMVPIQSTSMGENLMNYFAQSEQVSTRVWLAVNESAAAGMLLQLMPGQDTIQREQFWEYAVQLGQTVSEIELLTLDNETLLHRLYHETELRIFDSRKTQFKCRCSLEKMKQVLNVLGEEEAQELLKEQGEVAIRCDFCNKKYTFDPIDVTMIFHKG is encoded by the coding sequence ATGAAAGAATCTGATACCCTACAACGCTTTATTTTTGAGCATGCCAATATTCGTGGTGAAATTGTCCATATTGAAAATACTTTCCAAACGATTATGAGCCAACGGAACTATCCTCCGATGGTTAAAAATTTGTTGGGGGAGGCTATCGTTTCCTGTCTGCTTTTGGCATCGAGTATTAAATTTCAAGGCAGTTTAAATTTGCAATTTCAGGGCGATAAACGACTTCCTTTATTATTGGTACAATGTGACCATGAGTTTAATGTACGAGCTTTTGCTCAATTTGCTGAAAATCTGGAAACCAAAGAATACGCTACCGCTTTTCTCGAAGGACAGATGGTCATTACCATTAATCAAAACAATCAAACGAACTCTTACCAAAGCATGGTTCCTATCCAATCAACATCCATGGGTGAGAATCTAATGAATTATTTTGCTCAATCCGAACAGGTATCGACGCGTGTTTGGTTGGCTGTTAATGAGAGCGCAGCAGCGGGGATGTTACTGCAATTAATGCCAGGCCAAGATACGATACAAAGAGAACAATTTTGGGAATATGCCGTCCAATTAGGTCAAACAGTCAGTGAAATTGAGCTCCTGACTTTAGATAATGAAACATTGCTGCATCGTCTTTATCATGAAACGGAACTACGGATATTTGATAGCCGTAAAACGCAGTTCAAGTGTCGCTGTAGCCTGGAGAAAATGAAACAGGTATTGAATGTTTTAGGTGAGGAAGAGGCACAAGAATTATTAAAAGAACAAGGTGAAGTAGCGATTCGATGTGATTTTTGCAATAAGAAATATACTTTTGATCCGATTGATGTAACGATGATATTTCATAAAGGATAA
- a CDS encoding Lpg0189 family type II secretion system effector — protein sequence MKISCLLGTLCLSPLLAFAHSDPGLDGLIFSPVTENKNTVVRHYSNEQVRPNLQQMTQRTVDFPTQIVRVRGNVKGMGLSCEEVENEIERVFSKKITPDLFTYNTYINCSYDQESPDEEAVSFSIQSYFDPLTDKAVDYLKAYLQEYNGYNLFNASTLDFESAKGVIVSMNLNAGLKNNPNQVPMMLYRQDRNNLYFKSNFEMRKELIADIYQRFYSNNPEVILPFLDKWIFSFAGTIYHSILKASNYLELQPERIFVMEKEGDIFVSDLRFYFANLCMKRNPNKYCL from the coding sequence ATGAAAATAAGCTGTTTATTAGGCACTTTGTGTTTATCACCCCTTCTTGCTTTTGCTCATTCGGATCCCGGTTTAGATGGTCTTATTTTTTCTCCCGTCACTGAGAATAAAAATACCGTAGTCAGACATTATAGTAATGAGCAAGTAAGACCCAATTTGCAGCAAATGACTCAAAGAACCGTTGATTTTCCAACTCAAATCGTGCGTGTTCGAGGGAATGTCAAGGGAATGGGTCTCAGTTGCGAAGAAGTGGAAAATGAAATTGAACGTGTTTTTTCAAAAAAAATCACCCCTGATTTGTTTACTTACAACACGTACATCAATTGCAGTTATGATCAGGAGAGCCCCGATGAAGAAGCGGTAAGTTTTTCTATCCAGAGTTATTTTGATCCATTAACCGATAAAGCCGTTGATTATTTAAAAGCCTATCTGCAAGAATATAATGGATACAATTTATTTAATGCATCAACATTAGACTTTGAGAGCGCCAAAGGTGTTATTGTATCGATGAATCTGAATGCGGGTTTAAAAAACAATCCCAACCAAGTTCCCATGATGCTTTACCGCCAGGATCGGAACAATCTTTATTTTAAAAGTAATTTTGAAATGAGAAAGGAATTAATTGCCGATATTTATCAACGATTTTATTCGAACAACCCCGAGGTGATTCTACCCTTTTTAGACAAATGGATTTTCTCTTTTGCAGGCACCATTTATCACTCGATTTTAAAAGCATCCAATTATCTTGAATTACAACCTGAACGTATCTTTGTGATGGAAAAGGAAGGAGATATCTTTGTATCGGATTTAAGATTTTATTTCGCCAACCTGTGTATGAAGAGAAACCCGAATAAATATTGCCTGTAA
- a CDS encoding uridine kinase gives MTILAVCGPIGSDFKGLSERCYSLLKQETTVLIDSSSFDSMELLLAAVENAQRDVIVFGPDIFLEEKLRAKFDIKVFVEMDSDLCLSNYLKTFKSCAENLEQHLNDYFSLIQPLNEKIRFSAKFANLRRPQASSNDKLIDLLVDEKSKTLNKYQISLPRDMFWKPASQQQPTDSNKMVDSVECSKSEFNWDQ, from the coding sequence ATGACAATACTGGCTGTTTGTGGACCTATAGGCAGTGATTTTAAAGGGCTCAGTGAGCGATGTTATTCTTTATTAAAGCAAGAGACCACCGTGCTCATTGATAGTTCTAGCTTTGATTCTATGGAGTTACTCCTCGCTGCAGTTGAAAATGCTCAGCGCGATGTTATTGTTTTTGGGCCTGATATTTTTTTAGAAGAAAAATTACGAGCAAAATTTGATATCAAGGTTTTTGTGGAAATGGATTCAGATCTGTGTTTGAGCAACTATTTAAAAACATTTAAATCATGTGCAGAGAATCTTGAACAACATTTGAATGATTATTTTAGTCTAATTCAGCCCTTGAATGAAAAAATAAGATTTTCGGCCAAGTTTGCGAATCTACGACGTCCACAAGCAAGTTCAAATGATAAATTAATTGACTTGCTTGTCGATGAAAAAAGTAAGACTTTAAATAAATACCAAATTTCTCTACCTAGAGATATGTTTTGGAAACCAGCATCTCAACAGCAACCAACTGATTCCAACAAGATGGTTGATTCAGTTGAGTGTTCAAAATCAGAATTCAACTGGGATCAGTAA
- a CDS encoding response regulator, which produces MDVDILYIEDDIFDIEAMQHVFAKMEKKVNIAIAKDGKQALDMLYGRHGKQKINPRVILLDLNLPKMNGIDFLKEVRKTFDFDKVKVFLLTGEYTTKEKIAKSELHVSGCIIKPLQYTDALNIAWCLSASEEISKLLFMQ; this is translated from the coding sequence ATGGACGTGGATATTTTATATATAGAAGACGATATTTTTGATATTGAAGCGATGCAACATGTATTTGCCAAAATGGAAAAAAAGGTGAATATTGCTATAGCCAAGGATGGGAAACAAGCACTGGATATGTTGTATGGACGTCATGGCAAGCAAAAAATTAACCCGAGGGTGATATTGCTTGATCTCAACTTACCCAAGATGAATGGTATCGATTTTTTGAAGGAAGTAAGAAAAACGTTTGATTTTGATAAAGTTAAAGTTTTTTTACTTACCGGTGAATATACGACTAAAGAAAAGATTGCTAAAAGTGAGTTACATGTATCAGGCTGCATCATCAAGCCCTTGCAATATACCGATGCACTCAACATTGCATGGTGTCTTTCTGCCAGCGAAGAAATATCTAAACTACTGTTTATGCAGTAA
- a CDS encoding S8 family serine peptidase, whose product MGYTFKRFYLAMMLVVVSPILSAKAIIDADVLQKFKYPKGSKQATLSLLVFLHNQLEKESFIEEIKKIPDVNIQDLGFMPAVALQVPKDRNILYQIAHLDAAAQISSHTAASPELDVNAQVIKLAPSSFYPNVNNWWAHGYTGQKGIVGIIDTGVDPLHPSLSNKKLIVQQDVGSGYSNHLNGVKEPHATGVACIYASNHEKYKGMAYGVSTIISGLAGEETADPTSIMRTMETLDWMVNRSEIKPTIINYSMGNGRLDLNCPACPEWSGLAKVIDYVVNTQKILWVKSAGNAGYIEPAHQFTFATTLTVPGDNYNGLTIANMNTVVTENDSVIVKTADRSKHRIRETSSRGPTPFGRRKPDLTAPGHDTFTCAPDPKVYGFVYSNAMKYKDGYRLMGGTSSAAPHVGASALLLQDAGITNPMAIKALLINSADTWTDAGTADSGHTKIMGSAWNRTYGWGYLNMEKAFQQKDNIIESELTVEKPIWEYETTLKRGQKVTLVHERRVGYTAEGNEWKLSHLALTLIDLEHQKVIDSDNSPIDTVHQVANCKREPQETKCSEESKTMRVLVRVQLLNNFIEGSSSEPFAIVVPPNENSVKNSEQ is encoded by the coding sequence ATGGGGTATACATTCAAAAGATTTTATCTTGCAATGATGTTAGTCGTTGTAAGTCCTATTCTTTCCGCAAAGGCAATTATCGATGCCGACGTACTTCAAAAGTTTAAATATCCCAAAGGTTCAAAGCAGGCCACATTATCACTTCTGGTTTTCTTGCATAACCAATTGGAAAAAGAATCGTTTATCGAGGAAATCAAAAAAATTCCCGATGTAAATATTCAAGATTTAGGGTTTATGCCTGCAGTCGCACTCCAAGTTCCAAAAGATCGCAACATACTCTATCAAATTGCTCATTTAGACGCAGCGGCACAAATTTCTTCACATACCGCAGCCTCACCGGAGTTGGATGTTAATGCCCAAGTGATAAAATTGGCGCCTTCATCTTTTTATCCGAATGTAAATAATTGGTGGGCGCATGGTTATACTGGTCAAAAAGGGATTGTTGGCATAATCGACACTGGGGTCGATCCTTTGCATCCTTCTTTGTCCAACAAAAAATTAATAGTGCAGCAAGATGTAGGTTCTGGGTACTCAAATCATCTTAATGGCGTAAAAGAACCCCATGCAACAGGGGTAGCCTGTATTTATGCGAGTAACCATGAAAAATACAAAGGCATGGCTTATGGAGTATCTACCATCATTTCTGGGTTAGCTGGAGAGGAAACCGCGGATCCCACAAGTATTATGCGTACTATGGAAACTTTGGATTGGATGGTGAACCGTTCTGAAATTAAGCCCACTATTATTAATTACAGTATGGGAAATGGTCGACTGGATTTAAATTGTCCTGCATGTCCTGAATGGAGCGGGCTCGCAAAAGTCATAGACTATGTGGTGAATACCCAAAAAATCCTCTGGGTAAAATCAGCGGGAAATGCTGGATATATAGAGCCAGCACATCAATTTACTTTTGCCACAACGCTAACCGTTCCTGGTGATAATTACAATGGACTTACAATTGCCAATATGAATACAGTGGTTACTGAAAATGATTCGGTTATCGTCAAAACAGCAGATAGAAGCAAACATCGAATAAGGGAAACCAGCAGCCGAGGGCCTACACCATTTGGAAGACGTAAACCTGATTTAACCGCCCCAGGTCATGATACCTTTACATGCGCGCCTGATCCTAAAGTCTATGGCTTTGTCTATTCGAATGCGATGAAGTATAAAGATGGATACCGCCTCATGGGTGGCACCAGTTCTGCAGCACCGCATGTAGGTGCTTCTGCCTTGTTATTACAGGATGCAGGAATTACTAATCCTATGGCCATCAAAGCCTTACTTATTAACAGTGCAGATACCTGGACTGATGCCGGTACAGCAGACTCTGGACATACTAAAATCATGGGCTCCGCGTGGAATAGAACCTACGGCTGGGGGTATCTCAACATGGAAAAAGCATTTCAACAGAAAGATAATATTATAGAAAGTGAGCTAACAGTAGAAAAACCAATATGGGAATATGAAACCACGCTTAAAAGAGGGCAAAAGGTTACCCTGGTTCACGAACGACGTGTGGGTTACACTGCGGAAGGAAATGAATGGAAGCTGAGTCATTTGGCATTAACTCTTATTGATTTAGAACACCAAAAAGTGATTGATAGCGACAACAGTCCTATCGATACGGTACATCAAGTTGCAAATTGTAAACGTGAACCTCAAGAAACAAAATGTTCTGAGGAAAGTAAAACAATGAGAGTTTTAGTTCGAGTGCAATTATTAAATAATTTCATCGAAGGCAGTTCCAGTGAACCTTTTGCTATTGTGGTTCCTCCGAATGAGAATTCCGTTAAAAACTCTGAACAATAA
- the asnC gene encoding transcriptional regulator AsnC → MKDLENYQIDDLDKKILHALIKNARTAYAELAKAYAVSPATIHVRVEKMRQAGIIEGVHVHINPKRLGYDVCCFIGITLNHAKDYQSVLKKLEALEEVLEAYYTIGHHFNIFIKVMCQSIDTLQQLLVNKIQLIEEVQSTETLISLQNPIMRSVVP, encoded by the coding sequence ATGAAAGACCTGGAAAATTATCAAATCGATGATCTTGACAAAAAAATACTCCATGCATTAATAAAAAATGCACGTACAGCTTATGCAGAATTAGCTAAAGCTTATGCTGTAAGCCCGGCTACAATTCATGTTCGCGTTGAAAAAATGCGACAAGCAGGTATTATTGAAGGGGTGCATGTGCACATTAACCCCAAACGGCTGGGGTATGATGTCTGTTGTTTTATCGGGATAACTCTGAATCATGCGAAAGATTACCAATCCGTCCTTAAAAAGTTAGAAGCTCTGGAAGAGGTCCTTGAGGCTTATTACACTATTGGGCATCATTTTAATATTTTTATTAAAGTCATGTGCCAGTCGATTGATACCTTACAGCAACTATTGGTGAATAAAATTCAGCTTATTGAGGAAGTGCAATCAACCGAAACCCTTATCTCCCTGCAAAATCCAATTATGCGCTCGGTTGTTCCTTAA